The genomic window CTAATGTCActaaaatgtacacttaaaaatggtgaaaataggggctggccccgtggccgagtgattaagttcgcgtgctccgctgcaggcggcccagtgtttcgttggtttgaatcctgggcgcggacatggcactgctcatcaaaccacgctgaggcagtgtcccacatgccacaactagaaggacccacaacgaagaatatacaactatgtactggggggctttggggagaaaaagggaaaaataaaatctttaaaaaaaaatggtgaaaatactcatatgtggaagataaacaacacACGGAAAAAGAGAACAGTTTGGTGGTTATGGGGTAAGtgagtgggggggtgggcacaaagggtgaaagggcaCATTTagatggtgactgacaaataattatatacaactgaaattttacaatattataaactattataacctcaatataataaaaaataaataataaaacatggtgaaaatagcaaattttattgtatatattttaccacaacaaaaaaagagtaaaaaaaaatcatgattgcAACATCACCCATTACTTGCTTTCTTACAGCCCTTTTAATATTCATGGATCTAACTGTAGTACAGCCTAGATGTCCCTCTAATATAGGGATATTATTATGCCAAAGCTGAAGGTATATATCTGGTAATTGACTACAAGTCCGTTGTTTGCTCTGGGATCCAGAATTTAAATGTAGGCTTCTGAATTTAGGTTTTGTGTCCTCTCTGTTGAAGAATCCTCGCTGAATGTTGACTCAAACAGAGCAAGAATGGacttcttgaaaacatttttgaagtTCTCCCCAACAAATAGGTAGAGTGTGGGAGAAAAGAGAGTATTGAAGGAAGTGGTTATGACTGTAAGTATCAGAGTGAACTGTAAAAGCAGTGATTGGGTTTGGGTGAGAATTAAGCCCTGGTATACATGATAGGGCATCCAACacacaaagaaagagataatgGCAGTCATCATGACTTTGAAGGGCTTATTGGATTTAAACAGGCTTCTCTCTTTCATCTTGTTGGCTACTCTTTGGTAACAAAAGGTGATGATgaagaaaggcagaaggaagCTCAGCAAGAAGCGGCTGATAAAGCAGGCTACAGGAATCCATTTCCTTAACGTTTGTATCTTTTTGCTTTCCCAGTTAGTAGACACAGTGTAGTTATTTTGGCAGATCACCGTTCCTTTATGGTCATCATGTGTTTCCTTGAAAACCACATAGGGCATGCTGAGGGCAGAGGCAGAGATCCAGACTCCTAGGATGATGCTGGAGGCCCAGCGTGGGGTTCGGTGCAACTGTGACCACACTGGGTGAAGAGTGAGAAGATACCGATCAACGCTGATGGCcgagaggaagaaaacagaggcgTAGATTCCTGTGTACAAAATGCCAGTGAAGGCCTTGCACATGGCAGATCCAAAGATCCAGTGATTGTCTTGAAGGTAGGAGGTGGCTAAAAATGGCAGAATCAGTATTGAAATAAAATAGGAGAGAATAAGATGAAAAAATAAGAGAGTATTGACAGTCTTTTTCATCTTGAATTTTAGCACCCATAGGTAGAGACCATTGGTGATGGTACCAATTATAAATGACACAAACAAAAGAAGGGCAACAATCATTTTTGAGGCAGGAGCTAGAAAATGAGTGCTATTTCTTACTGAAGTAGAGACATTGATCAGGTAATCAGTAGAGTTGATCAGATCCATAATTACCTGTGGAGTGAGAAactgaaaataacaacaaaaaagaagcaaaagaaaaggttataagaaatttttgcaaaataacagtcaaaatgacaatattttataaatggaatgcATAATATTTCCACAGTAATACAGATCAGATATTCTTCCTAAGGTCCatacttttattttgtatgaGGAATTAAGTCAGATTAATTTGAACACCAAAAATGGGAATACTACAGATGAAATGAAATtaacatgaaagagaaataaagtttgGGATATTTTGACTTTGTTAATTAGTTAATTTGGGTAGTTACAAATCTTCTATTTAGACATCAACCATAAGTCTAACCCTGCGTGATGAGCACAACTTCTTGAATAAGGTAATGTAGGATCAGTTTTACTTGACTAAGACTTGGTCAGAAAttgaataacaaaaataacaacaacagaggcagcctggtggcatagtggttaagtttgtgtgctctgcttcggggcCCCGaggttcacgagttcagatcccagatgtggacaccactcgtcaagccatgctgtggtgctgtcccacacacaaaataaaggaagacgggcacagatgttagctcagggacaatcttcctcaagcaaaaagagcaggattggcaatggatgttagctcagggccaacttcctcaccaaaaaacagacagaaaaaccAACAATGGCTACAAATTAGTAATCATGGGGAACTATAGTTAGATTTCTCTCATGAGCTATTTATATACATAGTAAAGCTATTATCTAGGATTCTAGCACTCAGCACGTAACAGTAAGAACCGATGTTCATATGGGAGCCCTAGGACACTGTAAGATTGTGAATTGCCTTCAAAATCATCAATGAAAGAGGAAAGTGTACTGTAGAATATAGTAGTAGTTCTTTCTcacttggggaggggaaaaaggtAGAAAAGTCAAGAAATTGCTATTATCCAATGCTTGTTATCTGTCAGCAGCtttatataaaaatcatttcattttttcctcacaAAGGCAAATATTTAAACAGAGGAGAACGTGAGGCTGACAAgggttaaatttctttcttttttttttttaagattttatttttcctttttctccccaaagccccctggtacattgttgtgtaattttagttgtgggtccctctagttgtggcatgtgggatgccgcctcagcatggcttaatgagcggtaccatgttcttgcccaggattcgaaccggcgaaaccctgggctgccaatgcagagcgttcgaacttaaccactcagccaccggccTGGCCCCCAGGGTTAAATTTCTTATCCATCAGCATCTTCCACCATGCCTCTGTCGTGGCAGGTGGTGAACACTACCagtgttttattttgcttcttttaaaattggTAATCCATGTGCAGTGTTTTGATAATGCTCTATGAATCACAGATTTGATTATCCAAATTACCACATTTCTTGGATAATGGTTCCTATAGTATTGAAAATATAAACCTGAGAATGTTTTGGAAAATAGCTATTAGAACAGTCATATCAACAAGctgttttttggataaattgaATAAAGCAGTGGGAATTACTAATGATATTTTTTCGTCACTAAGCAAAAACATTCTAATACTAtatagagagaagaaataaaataattgctattaaaataaaataattagtaaCTGCTATAATTTCAGTTAATTCTGTCTTCTAAAGGAGTTGCAAAATTTGTCTCCCAAGTAGAAAAGTGATTCTCTTCAGGAAGATACTTTAGTAGTCTGCTTTGGGAATAAAAAGTGAAGTCTAAGGACGTGGAATGAATAGGCAATGGTGGGTGAAGGAGTGGGAACCTGAGAAAGAGGCTGTGTGAAGGTCCTGAGACGccgagaagagggaggaggagtgaGGATGGTCTTCAGAGAGGCAGGAACAGGAAAAACATGGGAGGAGGCTAGGAGGCTTGAAGAGGAGAAAAGTCAATGAGATATTCCAATACGCAGAAATGACACGGGATTTAAAATGAGAGATGTCTACATCTTCAATTTTAATCCATTTGCTACGCTTTGACATGGTGTAGTGTCCCTTCTTATTAACTACAACTGTCATGTGTTGGTGGTTGCCCTGGGAAATTGAAGGCAAAGGGCTTGTGTTCCCTATTTGGGATGGAGTGGGATGGACTGCAGTGGAGACCAGCAGCAGGAAGTGAGATGCGAATGAGATGATGAATATGGTTGAAACTGGCTAGATATCCGGGCATGAGCAGACAAGGAGAAACAAAATCCTATAAAGAATTTCTGATACTGTGTGTTTatggtctgtgtgtgtctatctgtgtgtgcgtgtctgtaaGCGTGTCTGTGGTCTGTCTGTACATCTGTGGGGTATTTGTTTATAGGTATGTGGTCTCTGTGTATTTCTCTGTGGTGTGTGTTTGTATCCATGGGATGTGTGTGGagttttgtgtgtgcatgttcgTGATCTGTATATCTGTGGTATCTGTGTGTGGTCTCTGTGTCTATGGTGTGTGGCATCTGCGGTCTGGGTGTATTTATCTGtatagtgtgtgtttgtgtggtatTTGCATATCTGGGTGAGTGTGTGgtgtacgtgtgtatgtgtgtgctctCTTTGTGGTCTCCTATGCATATGAGAAACTGGGTACCTGAATTatgggaagattttttaaaaaattgtgtggCTGAGCTGTAGAAGGGCATCTGAAAGTAATGTAGGACTTGAGCAAAATCAACATTGGTAGTGGTTCTGAATAGCATATAAAGTTTCCTAGGAACTTTGATTTATTACGCACAGCCAAGAGATTTCTTCATCCTTAGACATCTTTTAAAATGGTGTTGAAATCCTTGAGTATAAATTAGTACGGCAGAGCTTGGGCTCTGGCATCCCACAGAACTGGGGTTcactcctgcctctgccacttaccagctccCTGACCTTGGACTCTTAACTCTGAGTC from Equus asinus isolate D_3611 breed Donkey chromosome 2, EquAss-T2T_v2, whole genome shotgun sequence includes these protein-coding regions:
- the GPR33 gene encoding probable G-protein coupled receptor 33, which produces MDLINSTDYLINVSTSVRNSTHFLAPASKMIVALLLFVSFIIGTITNGLYLWVLKFKMKKTVNTLLFFHLILSYFISILILPFLATSYLQDNHWIFGSAMCKAFTGILYTGIYASVFFLSAISVDRYLLTLHPVWSQLHRTPRWASSIILGVWISASALSMPYVVFKETHDDHKGTVICQNNYTVSTNWESKKIQTLRKWIPVACFISRFLLSFLLPFFIITFCYQRVANKMKERSLFKSNKPFKVMMTAIISFFVCWMPYHVYQGLILTQTQSLLLQFTLILTVITTSFNTLFSPTLYLFVGENFKNVFKKSILALFESTFSEDSSTERTQNLNSEAYI